One genomic segment of Ancylobacter sp. IITR112 includes these proteins:
- a CDS encoding ATP-binding cassette domain-containing protein — protein sequence MNPRPTHPAAAADAAPLFALDRVSFAVPGRVLLEPLTLTLPKGSLIGLIGHNGSGKSTLLKILARQHPAGAGEVRFDGRPLGAWKDRSFARKLAYLPQATPPTGGLLVRELVALGRYPWHGALGRFTETDRAKVEEAIELTGIGPFADRLVDTLSGGERQRAWLAMLVAQDAECLLLDEPTSALDIAHQLEVLALVRDLSHAKALSVIAVLHDINMAARFCDEILALSGGRLVARGAPDDIVTPSQLQTIYGLRMEVLNRAGGGLIATPA from the coding sequence TTGAACCCGAGACCCACCCACCCCGCCGCCGCTGCGGACGCCGCGCCGCTGTTCGCTCTCGACCGCGTCAGCTTCGCCGTCCCCGGACGGGTGCTGCTCGAACCGCTCACCCTGACGCTGCCGAAGGGAAGCCTGATCGGCCTGATCGGGCATAATGGCTCGGGCAAGTCGACGCTTTTGAAGATCCTGGCGCGCCAGCATCCGGCCGGAGCCGGAGAGGTGCGCTTCGACGGGCGCCCGCTCGGCGCGTGGAAGGATCGCAGCTTCGCCCGCAAGCTGGCCTATCTGCCGCAGGCGACGCCGCCCACCGGCGGGCTGCTGGTGCGCGAACTGGTGGCGCTCGGGCGCTATCCCTGGCATGGCGCGCTCGGCCGCTTCACCGAGACCGACCGCGCCAAGGTGGAGGAGGCGATCGAACTGACCGGCATCGGCCCCTTCGCCGACCGGCTGGTCGACACGCTGTCGGGCGGCGAGCGCCAGCGCGCCTGGCTCGCCATGCTGGTCGCGCAGGACGCCGAATGCCTGCTGCTGGACGAGCCGACCTCGGCGCTGGACATCGCCCATCAGCTTGAGGTGCTGGCGCTGGTGCGCGACCTCTCGCACGCCAAGGCGCTGAGCGTCATCGCGGTGCTGCACGACATCAACATGGCGGCGCGCTTCTGCGACGAGATCCTCGCCCTCAGCGGCGGAAGGCTGGTGGCGCGCGGGGCGCCGGACGACATCGTCACGCCCTCGCAGTTGCAGACGATCTACGGCCTGCGCATGGAGGTGCTGAACCGCGCCGGCGGCGGGCTGATCGCCACGCCGGCCTGA
- a CDS encoding gamma-glutamyltransferase family protein encodes MLNTVRARRGMVTSPHHLASEAGLRVLREGGNAVEATLAMAATLAVVYPHMTAIGGDGFWLIGAPGETPVGIDACGRAAGAATPELYARAGLAAIPQRGPLAANTAAGTVAGWGQALALSAERGGTLPLGRLLEDAVWHARNGFPVTASQSELTTQKLPELGPVAGFADSFLVGGAAPATGATMRLPALGDTLERIGREGAESFYRGRLARDIAHDLAAAGSPVSLDDLAACRTRRVTPLHVDLPGLRLFNFPPPTQGLASLLILGIFSRLGIAQPEGFAHLHGLIEATKQAFLVRDRVVGDPDAMDEDPRDLLADAVLDRLAARIDPARALAWPAPPSAGDTVWLGAIDGEGLAASFIQSIYFEFGSGVVLPQTGIVWQNRGSSFALAGSGPRVLAPGRKPFHTLNPAMASFNDGRHMVYGTMGGEGQPQTQAALFSRYAMFGEELQAAITAPRWLLGRTWGAETVTLKLEDRFAPELVGALRAAGHDVEIVPAFDAMMGHAGAIVRRADGTLEGAGDPRSDGAAMGF; translated from the coding sequence ATGCTGAATACGGTTCGTGCCCGCCGGGGCATGGTGACCTCGCCGCATCATCTGGCGAGCGAGGCGGGGCTGCGGGTGCTGCGCGAGGGCGGCAATGCGGTCGAGGCGACGCTGGCCATGGCCGCGACGCTGGCGGTGGTCTATCCGCATATGACAGCGATCGGCGGCGACGGCTTCTGGCTGATCGGCGCCCCCGGCGAAACCCCTGTCGGCATCGACGCCTGCGGCCGCGCCGCCGGCGCGGCGACGCCGGAACTCTACGCCAGGGCGGGTCTTGCGGCGATTCCGCAGCGCGGGCCGCTGGCGGCCAACACCGCCGCTGGCACCGTCGCCGGCTGGGGCCAGGCGCTGGCGCTGAGCGCTGAGCGCGGCGGCACCCTACCGCTGGGGCGCCTGCTGGAAGACGCGGTCTGGCACGCGCGCAACGGCTTCCCCGTCACCGCAAGCCAGAGCGAGCTGACCACGCAGAAGCTGCCCGAACTCGGTCCTGTCGCCGGCTTCGCCGACAGCTTCCTCGTGGGCGGCGCCGCGCCGGCCACGGGCGCGACGATGAGGCTGCCGGCGCTGGGCGACACGCTGGAACGGATCGGACGGGAGGGCGCGGAGAGCTTCTATCGCGGACGGCTCGCCCGCGACATCGCGCATGATCTCGCCGCGGCCGGTTCGCCGGTCTCGCTGGACGACCTCGCCGCCTGCCGTACCCGGCGGGTGACGCCGCTGCATGTCGATCTGCCCGGGCTGCGGCTGTTCAACTTCCCGCCGCCGACGCAGGGGCTGGCGTCGCTGCTCATACTCGGCATCTTTAGCCGGCTCGGTATCGCACAGCCGGAAGGCTTTGCCCATCTGCACGGGCTGATCGAGGCGACCAAACAGGCGTTTCTGGTGCGCGACCGCGTCGTCGGCGATCCCGATGCGATGGACGAGGACCCGCGCGACCTGCTCGCCGACGCGGTTCTCGACCGTCTCGCCGCGCGCATCGACCCCGCCCGCGCCCTTGCCTGGCCGGCCCCGCCCTCGGCGGGCGACACGGTGTGGCTCGGTGCCATTGACGGCGAGGGGCTGGCCGCCAGCTTCATCCAGAGCATTTATTTCGAGTTCGGCTCCGGCGTGGTGCTGCCGCAGACCGGCATTGTCTGGCAGAATCGCGGCTCCAGCTTCGCGCTCGCCGGCAGCGGGCCGCGCGTGCTCGCCCCCGGCCGCAAGCCGTTCCACACGCTCAATCCGGCGATGGCGAGCTTCAATGATGGCCGCCACATGGTCTATGGCACGATGGGCGGGGAGGGGCAGCCGCAGACGCAGGCCGCGCTGTTCTCGCGCTATGCCATGTTCGGCGAGGAACTGCAGGCGGCGATCACCGCGCCGCGCTGGCTGCTCGGGCGCACCTGGGGCGCCGAGACCGTCACGCTCAAGCTGGAGGATCGCTTCGCGCCGGAACTCGTGGGCGCCCTGCGCGCCGCTGGGCACGATGTCGAGATCGTGCCGGCCTTCGACGCGATGATGGGCCATGCCGGCGCCATTGTCCGCCGGGCGGACGGCACGCTCGAAGGGGCGGGGGACCCGCGCAGCGACGGCGCCGCCATGGGGTTCTGA
- a CDS encoding TRAP transporter large permease subunit — MPYNEILAIACIASFFVMLFVGVPVALTLAISGFFFGWLGFGTTLFSLLPARIYGVTANYTLIAIPLFVFMGVMLEKSRLADELMEVIGHLSGSLRGGMGLGIVLVGMLMGATTGIVGATIVTLGLLTLPTLLRRGYDKSLSCGAICASGTLGQLIPPSTILILLADILGESVGTLFAAALMPGLLLTGVFCVYMIVVGIIWPEKVPAIPLEERRAMPRRELWLKALKVGLPPIGLVLAVLGSIIGGIAAPTEAASMGALGSIIVAAFAGRFTLKTLVDTVQSTARITAMMFFVLICSQVFALTFRGLGGERLVHDAFALVPGGTDGVLIFMLLIIFVLGFFIEWIEISYIVVPMFLPLMQNAGVDLVWAAALIATVLQTSFLTPPFGWALFYLRGVAPPEVRTADIYRGVLPFIALQLMAVALVFTFPAVATWLPKAIGW, encoded by the coding sequence ATGCCCTATAATGAAATCCTGGCGATCGCCTGCATCGCCTCCTTCTTCGTCATGCTGTTCGTCGGGGTGCCGGTGGCGCTCACCCTGGCGATCAGCGGCTTCTTTTTCGGCTGGCTCGGCTTCGGCACCACGCTGTTCAGCCTGCTGCCGGCGCGCATCTATGGCGTCACCGCGAACTACACGCTGATCGCCATCCCGCTCTTCGTCTTCATGGGCGTGATGCTGGAGAAATCCCGGCTCGCCGACGAGCTGATGGAGGTGATCGGCCATCTCTCCGGCAGCCTGCGCGGCGGCATGGGGCTCGGCATCGTGCTGGTCGGCATGCTGATGGGCGCGACAACCGGCATTGTCGGTGCCACCATCGTCACGCTCGGCCTGCTCACTTTGCCGACCCTGCTGCGGCGCGGCTATGACAAGAGCCTGTCCTGCGGCGCGATCTGCGCCTCCGGCACGCTGGGCCAGCTCATCCCGCCCTCGACCATCCTCATCCTGCTGGCCGATATTCTCGGCGAGTCGGTCGGCACGCTGTTCGCCGCCGCGCTGATGCCGGGCCTGCTGCTCACCGGCGTGTTCTGCGTCTATATGATCGTCGTCGGCATCATCTGGCCGGAGAAGGTGCCGGCCATCCCGCTCGAGGAGCGCCGCGCCATGCCGCGCCGGGAGCTGTGGCTGAAGGCGCTGAAGGTGGGCCTGCCGCCGATTGGCCTGGTGCTGGCCGTGCTCGGCTCGATCATCGGCGGCATCGCCGCGCCGACGGAAGCGGCCAGCATGGGCGCGCTCGGCTCCATCATTGTCGCGGCGTTTGCCGGGCGCTTCACGCTGAAGACACTGGTGGACACGGTCCAGTCCACCGCCCGTATCACGGCGATGATGTTCTTCGTGCTGATCTGCTCGCAGGTCTTCGCCCTCACCTTCCGCGGCCTCGGCGGCGAGCGGCTGGTGCATGACGCCTTCGCGCTGGTTCCCGGCGGCACGGACGGCGTCCTGATCTTCATGCTGCTGATCATCTTCGTGCTCGGTTTCTTCATCGAGTGGATCGAGATCAGCTATATCGTCGTGCCGATGTTCCTGCCGCTGATGCAGAACGCCGGGGTGGACCTTGTCTGGGCGGCGGCGCTGATCGCCACCGTGCTGCAGACCTCCTTCCTCACCCCTCCCTTCGGCTGGGCGCTGTTCTACCTGCGCGGCGTCGCCCCGCCGGAGGTGCGCACCGCCGATATCTATCGCGGCGTCCTGCCCTTCATCGCCCTGCAACTGATGGCGGTCGCCCTGGTCTTCACCTTCCCCGCGGTGGCCACCTGGCTGCCCAAGGCGATCGGCTGGTAG
- a CDS encoding TRAP transporter small permease subunit translates to MNAALEKIARGLDAIVEACGWLAAWTGLALVLVMAGNVLMRYAFNTGSVAMQELEWHLMSPLTLLCIAYTIKHEGHVRVDILFARLPPRVQQAIDLFSALAVVALSVIIIVLSWRYVAQSYRIGEGSPDPGGLPYRFILKAMIPAGFALLLLQSLSATARALAALLSPIAPPSAPSDPVPVHAL, encoded by the coding sequence ATGAACGCCGCGCTGGAAAAGATCGCCCGCGGCCTCGACGCCATCGTCGAGGCCTGCGGCTGGCTGGCGGCGTGGACGGGCCTCGCGCTCGTCCTCGTCATGGCCGGCAATGTGCTGATGCGCTACGCCTTCAATACCGGCTCGGTGGCGATGCAGGAGCTGGAATGGCACCTGATGTCGCCGCTGACCCTGCTGTGCATCGCCTACACCATCAAGCATGAGGGCCATGTGCGGGTGGACATACTGTTCGCCCGCCTGCCGCCGCGCGTGCAGCAGGCGATCGACCTGTTCTCGGCGCTGGCGGTGGTGGCGCTCTCGGTCATCATCATCGTGCTGTCCTGGCGCTATGTGGCGCAGTCCTATCGCATCGGCGAGGGCTCGCCCGACCCCGGCGGGCTGCCCTATCGCTTCATCCTCAAGGCGATGATCCCGGCGGGCTTCGCGCTGCTGCTGCTGCAGAGCCTTTCCGCCACGGCGCGCGCGCTCGCCGCTCTTCTCTCCCCGATCGCGCCGCCGTCGGCGCCGTCGGACCCGGTGCCTGTCCATGCCCTATAA
- a CDS encoding TRAP transporter substrate-binding protein: MDRRGFLGAGLAGTAAVATLAAPHVARAQQSFNWKMTNAYGPGAPFYVAGPGSPTYFCDLVGKMSGGRLTIQHFAAGELIPALEGFDAVSAGTVEMNAANSYFWAGKVPAAQFFTCVPFGLNFQGQNAWIYHGGGLKLWEELYEPFNLVPMPLGNTGVQMSGWFRKPIEKVEDFKGLKMRIPGLAGKVYAQLGVDVKLLPGGEIFPALERGVIDAAEFVGPYQDRRLGLQKAAKYYYTTGWHEPNNVTELIVNKTAWESLPDDLKEIVRAAAMACNVLSHTWCEATNGEAMTDLVKNQGVIAAPYPTAVVDKLREVTATTLQQLADSDPKIKKVYDSFSKFAAEHSQWAGLSEAVYQTQIRRGS; this comes from the coding sequence ATGGATCGTCGTGGATTCCTGGGCGCCGGTCTGGCGGGTACGGCCGCCGTCGCCACCCTCGCCGCGCCGCATGTCGCGCGCGCCCAGCAGAGCTTCAACTGGAAGATGACCAACGCCTATGGGCCCGGCGCGCCCTTCTATGTCGCCGGCCCGGGCAGCCCGACCTATTTCTGCGATCTCGTCGGCAAGATGTCGGGCGGGCGGCTCACCATCCAGCACTTCGCCGCCGGCGAGCTGATCCCGGCGCTGGAAGGCTTCGACGCCGTCTCCGCCGGCACGGTCGAGATGAACGCCGCCAATTCCTATTTCTGGGCCGGCAAGGTGCCGGCGGCGCAGTTCTTCACCTGCGTGCCGTTCGGGCTCAACTTCCAGGGCCAGAATGCCTGGATCTACCATGGCGGCGGCCTCAAGCTGTGGGAAGAGCTCTATGAGCCCTTCAACCTCGTGCCGATGCCGCTCGGCAATACCGGCGTGCAGATGTCCGGCTGGTTCCGCAAGCCGATCGAGAAGGTCGAGGATTTCAAGGGCCTGAAGATGCGCATCCCGGGCCTGGCCGGTAAGGTCTATGCGCAGCTTGGCGTCGATGTGAAGCTGCTGCCGGGCGGCGAGATTTTCCCGGCACTGGAGCGCGGCGTGATCGACGCGGCCGAGTTCGTCGGCCCCTATCAGGATCGCCGCCTCGGCCTGCAGAAGGCGGCCAAATATTACTACACCACCGGCTGGCACGAGCCGAACAACGTCACCGAACTGATCGTCAACAAGACCGCCTGGGAAAGCCTGCCGGACGACCTCAAGGAAATCGTTCGTGCCGCCGCCATGGCCTGCAACGTGCTCAGCCACACCTGGTGCGAGGCGACCAATGGCGAGGCGATGACCGACCTGGTGAAGAACCAGGGCGTGATCGCCGCGCCCTACCCGACCGCGGTGGTCGACAAGCTGCGCGAGGTGACCGCCACAACGCTGCAGCAGCTCGCCGATTCCGATCCCAAGATCAAGAAGGTCTACGACTCCTTCAGCAAGTTCGCGGCCGAGCACAGCCAGTGGGCCGGCCTGTCGGAGGCGGTGTACCAGACGCAGATCCGCAGGGGCTCATGA
- a CDS encoding acetamidase/formamidase family protein, translated as MNRAVPISINAFPASKQEAAWRETLASLGLAAQLAATEAFHFGEVSIKRSPTQATFALLRSAAQKLTALDRAARNAREPARSDAPVLIGFVTYGRGHLTDSGRRAAEFADGDLWVCDPANPFSVQFRNDFELLLLCLPRERLVGRFGRAATVPTLVLGETVSAAAARPLMRALASHFAVMEDGDVMAAEPAITELVLSALLAEARPEEDNATQVQAAHLARVCAQIEARLREPDLSVNDIADAEGLSARYIQRLFEGQDRSFSDYVRHRRLEQCRLDLVNPQHADRSIAEIGFRWGFADQAHFSRVFSAAYGISPRDYRKSSGATVETRWTRGRPMHSGARPARPAPAAAAATEAPDVPAPVRPREVVAPGHHHLPVSRETVHWGYLSRSIAPALRVRSGARVTIETLTQHAYDDHERMIAGDPGAESVFRWTADYKAVDRRGAGPVNASIFGRGAGEGFGVHICTGPIFVHGAEPGDVLEVEILDLKPRPCANPAHAGAAFGSNAASAWGFHHDDILDEPRKREVITIYRTDAAGESGYAEAVYSFRWAPQTDPFGVVHETIDYPGVPVDHRLIEKREGVLVGARIPVRPHFGFIAVAPRESDMVDSVPPGYFGGNIDNWRAGKGSSVYLPVAVPGALLSIGDPHLAQGDGEISGTALECSLTGEIRLVLHKRGETDKPFLNGLGAPLIETPDAWLLHGFSYTNYLRELGRNAQSEVFKRSSLSRALRSAFRAARKFLMERYGLDEDEAISLMSVAVDFGVTQVADGNWGVHARISKAIFAGR; from the coding sequence ATGAACCGAGCCGTTCCCATCTCCATTAATGCCTTTCCCGCCTCCAAGCAGGAGGCGGCATGGCGCGAGACGCTGGCCTCGCTCGGTCTGGCGGCGCAGCTTGCCGCCACGGAGGCGTTTCATTTCGGCGAGGTCTCGATCAAGCGTTCGCCGACGCAGGCGACCTTCGCCCTGCTCCGCTCGGCGGCACAGAAACTCACCGCCTTGGATCGGGCCGCCCGGAACGCCCGGGAGCCGGCGAGGAGCGACGCGCCGGTGCTCATCGGCTTCGTCACCTATGGGCGCGGGCATCTCACCGATTCCGGCCGCCGCGCCGCCGAATTCGCCGATGGCGATCTGTGGGTGTGCGACCCCGCCAACCCCTTCTCGGTGCAGTTCCGCAACGATTTCGAGCTGCTGCTGCTCTGCCTGCCGCGCGAGCGGCTGGTGGGCCGCTTCGGCCGCGCCGCCACCGTGCCGACGCTGGTGCTCGGCGAAACCGTCTCCGCCGCCGCCGCCCGGCCGCTGATGCGGGCGCTTGCCTCGCATTTCGCCGTGATGGAGGATGGCGATGTCATGGCGGCGGAGCCGGCGATCACCGAACTCGTGCTGTCGGCGCTGCTGGCCGAGGCCCGGCCGGAGGAGGACAACGCCACCCAGGTGCAGGCGGCCCATCTCGCCCGCGTCTGCGCCCAGATCGAGGCACGGCTGCGCGAGCCTGATTTGTCGGTGAACGACATTGCCGACGCCGAGGGCCTGTCCGCCCGCTACATCCAGCGGCTGTTCGAGGGGCAGGACCGCTCCTTCTCCGATTATGTGCGCCACCGCCGGCTGGAACAGTGCCGGCTCGATCTGGTCAACCCGCAGCACGCCGACCGTTCCATCGCCGAGATCGGCTTTCGCTGGGGCTTTGCCGATCAGGCGCATTTCAGCCGTGTGTTCAGCGCCGCCTATGGCATCTCGCCGCGCGACTACCGCAAATCCTCCGGCGCAACCGTGGAGACGCGGTGGACGCGAGGCCGCCCCATGCATTCGGGCGCCCGGCCCGCCCGTCCGGCGCCCGCGGCCGCAGCTGCCACCGAGGCACCCGATGTGCCGGCGCCGGTGCGCCCGCGCGAGGTGGTCGCGCCCGGCCATCACCATCTGCCGGTCTCGCGGGAGACGGTGCATTGGGGCTATCTCTCGCGCAGCATCGCCCCCGCCCTGCGGGTGCGCTCCGGCGCGCGGGTGACGATCGAGACCCTGACCCAGCACGCCTATGACGATCATGAGCGGATGATCGCCGGCGATCCCGGGGCCGAGAGCGTGTTCCGCTGGACCGCCGACTACAAGGCCGTGGACCGGCGCGGCGCCGGGCCGGTCAACGCCTCCATTTTCGGGCGCGGCGCGGGCGAGGGCTTCGGCGTGCATATCTGCACCGGGCCGATCTTCGTCCATGGCGCCGAGCCCGGCGACGTGCTGGAAGTGGAAATCCTCGATCTCAAGCCGCGCCCCTGCGCCAACCCGGCGCATGCCGGCGCCGCCTTCGGCTCCAACGCCGCCTCGGCCTGGGGCTTTCACCATGACGACATTCTGGACGAGCCGCGCAAGCGCGAGGTCATCACCATCTACCGCACCGATGCCGCCGGCGAGAGCGGCTATGCCGAGGCGGTCTATTCCTTCCGCTGGGCGCCGCAGACCGACCCGTTCGGCGTCGTGCACGAAACCATCGACTACCCCGGCGTGCCCGTCGACCACCGGCTGATCGAGAAGCGCGAGGGCGTGCTGGTGGGGGCCCGCATCCCGGTGCGCCCGCATTTCGGCTTCATCGCCGTGGCCCCGCGCGAGAGCGACATGGTGGATTCGGTGCCGCCCGGCTATTTCGGCGGCAATATCGACAATTGGCGCGCCGGCAAAGGTTCCTCCGTCTATCTGCCGGTGGCGGTGCCCGGCGCCCTTCTGTCCATCGGTGATCCGCATCTGGCGCAGGGCGATGGCGAAATCAGCGGCACGGCGCTGGAATGCTCGCTCACCGGCGAGATCCGGCTGGTGCTGCACAAGCGCGGCGAGACCGACAAGCCGTTTCTCAACGGGCTCGGCGCCCCGCTGATCGAGACGCCCGACGCCTGGCTGCTGCATGGTTTCAGCTACACTAATTATCTGCGCGAACTCGGCCGCAACGCGCAGTCCGAGGTGTTCAAGCGCTCCTCGCTGAGCCGCGCCCTGCGCAGCGCCTTCCGCGCCGCGCGCAAATTCCTGATGGAGCGCTACGGCCTCGACGAGGACGAGGCCATCTCGCTGATGTCGGTGGCGGTGGATTTCGGCGTCACCCAGGTGGCCGACGGCAATTGGGGCGTCCATGCCAGGATCAGCAAGGCGATCTTCGCCGGGCGCTGA